In Pseudonocardia sp. C8, one genomic interval encodes:
- the pgsA gene encoding phosphatidylinositol phosphate synthase codes for MLNLFARGHVNRLTDPVGRGLVARGISPDTVTVLGTVGAVACSVVFLPAGWLVLGSVLVTLFVLTDLVDGAMARARGHGTPFGAVLDSTCDRMADGALFGALAWWALTAGGEPVAGAAALVALVGGQIVSYVKARAESVGLTAEGGLVERAERLILGLFGAFLSGLGVPYALTVALVVLAIGTVVTLGQRILAVRRSSREVPRA; via the coding sequence ATGCTCAACCTGTTCGCCCGCGGGCACGTCAACCGGCTCACCGATCCGGTGGGGCGCGGCCTGGTCGCCCGGGGGATCAGCCCGGACACGGTGACGGTCCTCGGCACCGTGGGCGCGGTGGCGTGCTCGGTGGTCTTCCTGCCGGCCGGATGGCTGGTCCTGGGGTCGGTACTGGTCACGCTGTTCGTGCTCACCGACCTCGTCGACGGGGCGATGGCCCGGGCCCGCGGCCACGGCACGCCGTTCGGCGCCGTGCTCGACTCCACCTGTGACCGGATGGCCGACGGCGCCCTGTTCGGCGCCCTCGCCTGGTGGGCGCTGACCGCGGGCGGCGAGCCCGTCGCCGGCGCGGCCGCCCTGGTGGCGCTGGTCGGCGGGCAGATCGTGTCCTACGTGAAGGCCCGTGCCGAGTCGGTCGGGCTCACCGCGGAGGGTGGCCTGGTGGAGCGGGCGGAACGGCTGATCCTCGGCCTGTTCGGCGCGTTCCTGTCCGGGCTGGGTGTGCCGTACGCGCTGACCGTCGCGCTGGTCGTGCTGGCGATCGGGACGGTGGTGACCCTCGGCCAGCGGATCCTGGCGGTGCGCCGCAGCTCCCGCGAGGTGCCCCGTGCCTGA
- a CDS encoding helix-turn-helix domain-containing protein has translation MERTPPPLASIAAAIRRERERLGISSAELARRAGIAKSTLSQLEAGTGNPSVETLWAIAVVAGVPFSVLVEPASAPVRVVRAGERPAIRSETSPFTSALLSACPPGARRDLHVITSEPGEPRASAAHSPGTIEHMIVGSGRWNAGPAGEEVDLDLGDYVTFPADRPHGYRALTAGASAVLVMEYR, from the coding sequence ATGGAGCGAACACCACCGCCGCTCGCCTCGATCGCCGCCGCCATCCGGCGCGAGCGCGAACGCCTGGGCATCTCCTCGGCCGAGCTCGCCCGGAGGGCCGGGATCGCGAAGTCGACCCTGTCCCAGCTGGAGGCCGGCACGGGCAACCCGAGCGTCGAGACGCTGTGGGCGATCGCCGTCGTCGCCGGGGTGCCGTTCTCCGTGCTGGTCGAGCCGGCCTCGGCGCCGGTCCGGGTGGTCCGCGCGGGCGAGCGGCCCGCGATCCGGTCGGAGACCTCGCCGTTCACCTCGGCGCTGCTGTCGGCGTGCCCGCCGGGAGCCCGGCGGGACCTGCACGTGATCACGTCCGAGCCGGGCGAGCCGCGGGCGTCCGCCGCGCACTCCCCCGGCACGATCGAGCACATGATCGTCGGGAGTGGACGGTGGAACGCCGGCCCGGCCGGCGAGGAGGTCGACCTCGACCTCGGTGACTACGTCACGTTCCCCGCCGACCGGCCGCACGGCTACCGGGCCCTGACCGCGGGCGCCTCCGCCGTCCTGGTCATGGAGTACCGCTGA
- a CDS encoding glycoside hydrolase family 16 protein, protein MSEPVGADSAASDAAVSEPATSAPATSAPVTSAPATSASATSASATSAPATSEPAASEPAASEPTASEPAPSEPTSTEPTSTEPAAAEPAAAEPAATDPTSSEPSATCDPGSTSPAPSAPAAPPAPQARPATPPSTQGPGGQDDAPKPAYPGAETSAAALHGWGEPNKVDDFDDPGLPGWNIYDGPGHAGKGIRSPEAVSVKDGVLTINGDSEGKTAGMAWTGASQKYGRWEGRVRAPASDPTYNALLLLWPTAENFPIGGEIDFMEMTDHTRQTTELFLHYGHDNSQVQGEVAIDATQWHNWAVEWSPEGVVAYVDGKEWWRTKDTSILPPGPMHLCIQLDWFPEGDGKVKPSTMEVDWVRQYPLPESEKGGGGRGEGLVGGLLNRLTEGAPDDVPGSGVRGPSGT, encoded by the coding sequence GTGTCCGAGCCGGTGGGGGCCGACTCGGCCGCCTCCGACGCCGCCGTGTCGGAGCCTGCCACCTCCGCGCCTGCCACCTCCGCGCCTGTCACCTCCGCGCCTGCCACCTCCGCGTCTGCCACCTCCGCGTCTGCCACCTCCGCGCCTGCCACCTCGGAGCCCGCTGCCTCGGAGCCGGCTGCCTCGGAGCCGACTGCGTCGGAACCCGCTCCCTCCGAGCCCACCTCCACCGAGCCCACGTCCACCGAGCCTGCCGCCGCCGAACCTGCCGCCGCCGAACCTGCCGCCACGGACCCGACCTCGTCCGAACCCTCCGCCACCTGCGACCCCGGCAGCACGTCGCCCGCTCCGTCCGCCCCGGCGGCACCGCCGGCCCCGCAGGCCCGGCCGGCCACACCACCGTCCACCCAGGGCCCGGGCGGGCAGGACGACGCGCCGAAACCGGCGTACCCGGGCGCGGAGACCAGCGCCGCTGCCCTCCACGGCTGGGGCGAGCCGAACAAGGTCGACGACTTCGACGACCCCGGGCTCCCCGGCTGGAACATCTACGACGGCCCCGGCCACGCCGGTAAGGGCATCCGCTCCCCGGAGGCGGTGTCGGTGAAGGACGGCGTCCTCACCATCAACGGCGACTCCGAGGGCAAGACCGCCGGCATGGCCTGGACCGGCGCCAGCCAGAAGTACGGCCGCTGGGAGGGCCGGGTCCGGGCACCGGCCTCGGACCCGACGTACAACGCGCTGCTGCTGCTCTGGCCGACCGCGGAGAACTTCCCGATCGGCGGCGAGATCGACTTCATGGAGATGACCGACCACACGCGCCAGACGACCGAACTCTTCCTCCACTACGGACACGACAACAGCCAGGTCCAGGGCGAGGTCGCGATCGACGCGACCCAGTGGCACAACTGGGCGGTCGAGTGGAGCCCTGAGGGGGTCGTGGCCTATGTGGACGGCAAGGAGTGGTGGCGCACGAAGGACACGTCGATCCTGCCGCCGGGGCCCATGCACCTGTGCATCCAGCTCGACTGGTTCCCGGAGGGCGACGGGAAGGTCAAGCCGTCCACGATGGAGGTCGACTGGGTCCGCCAGTACCCGCTGCCCGAGTCCGAGAAGGGCGGTGGCGGCCGGGGCGAGGGTCTCGTCGGCGGCCTGCTGAACCGCCTCACCGAGGGTGCGCCGGACGACGTGCCCGGCTCCGGCGTCCGCGGCCCGAGCGGGACGTGA
- the pdxS gene encoding pyridoxal 5'-phosphate synthase lyase subunit PdxS, producing the protein MSAADNTPDNAGPQHGTARVKRGMAEMLKGGVIMDVVTPEQAKIAEDAGAVAVMALERVPADIRANGGVARMSDPDMIAGIVEAVSIPVMAKARIGHFVEAQVIQSLGVDYIDESEVLTPADEAHHIDKWAFTVPFVCGATNLGEALRRISEGAAMIRSKGEAGTGNVVEATRHMRSIRAEIGRLASLDAAELYVAAKELRAPVELVAEVARTGKLPVVLFTAGGIATPADAAMMMQLGAEGVFVGSGIFKSGDPAHRASAIVKATTFHDDPDMIAKVSRGLGEAMVGINIPDLPEDQRYAARGW; encoded by the coding sequence GTGTCCGCAGCTGATAACACCCCGGACAACGCCGGTCCGCAGCACGGCACCGCGCGGGTCAAGCGCGGCATGGCCGAGATGCTCAAGGGCGGCGTGATCATGGACGTGGTCACTCCCGAGCAGGCGAAGATCGCCGAGGACGCCGGCGCCGTCGCCGTGATGGCCCTGGAGCGGGTCCCGGCCGACATCCGCGCGAACGGTGGCGTGGCCCGCATGTCGGACCCGGACATGATCGCCGGGATCGTCGAGGCGGTCTCCATCCCGGTCATGGCGAAGGCCCGGATCGGGCACTTCGTCGAGGCGCAGGTCATCCAGTCGCTGGGCGTGGACTACATCGACGAGTCCGAGGTGCTGACCCCGGCCGACGAGGCGCACCACATCGACAAGTGGGCGTTCACCGTGCCGTTCGTGTGCGGGGCGACCAACCTGGGCGAGGCGCTGCGCCGGATCTCCGAGGGCGCGGCGATGATCCGCTCCAAGGGTGAGGCCGGCACCGGCAACGTCGTCGAGGCCACCCGGCACATGCGCTCGATCCGTGCCGAGATCGGCCGGCTGGCGTCGCTGGACGCCGCCGAGCTCTACGTCGCGGCCAAGGAGCTGCGGGCGCCGGTCGAGCTGGTCGCGGAGGTCGCGCGGACCGGGAAGCTGCCGGTGGTGCTGTTCACCGCGGGCGGGATCGCGACCCCGGCCGACGCGGCGATGATGATGCAGCTCGGCGCCGAGGGCGTGTTCGTCGGTTCCGGGATCTTCAAGTCCGGCGATCCGGCGCACCGGGCGTCGGCGATCGTGAAGGCCACGACCTTCCACGACGACCCGGACATGATCGCCAAGGTCTCGCGCGGGCTGGGCGAGGCCATGGTCGGGATCAACATCCCGGACCTGCCGGAGGACCAGCGCTACGCGGCGCGCGGCTGGTAG
- a CDS encoding phosphatidylinositol mannoside acyltransferase, translating into MPDAALERIREALAATGYAAGWALAGKVPAGVVARVFDAGADLAVRQDGPGVRRLRANLSLVCPDATPAELDDLVRRGMRSYARYWREAFALPCMDPDAVHAAMHPHVHGIEGSLDALRAGRGVLYALPHSGNWDVAGVYMVRELARLGLEPAITTVVQRLRPESLFRRFVDYRRSLGFEVVPADEPRTAHRALTARLRRGGVACLVADRVLSGPGVGVSFLGAPARLPAGPARLARTTGAALHPAYAVFAGDAWGVHVGPEIPVPDRAAEPKAVQAMADAFGELVARRPEDWHLLHPVGAG; encoded by the coding sequence GTGCCTGACGCCGCCCTCGAGCGGATCCGGGAGGCGCTGGCCGCGACCGGCTACGCCGCCGGCTGGGCGCTGGCCGGGAAGGTCCCGGCGGGCGTCGTCGCGCGGGTGTTCGACGCCGGAGCCGACCTCGCCGTCCGGCAGGACGGGCCCGGGGTGCGCCGGTTGCGCGCGAACCTGTCCCTGGTGTGCCCGGACGCGACCCCCGCCGAGCTGGACGACCTGGTGCGGCGCGGGATGCGCAGCTACGCGCGCTACTGGCGGGAGGCGTTCGCGCTGCCCTGCATGGACCCGGACGCCGTGCACGCCGCGATGCACCCGCACGTGCACGGCATCGAGGGCTCGCTGGACGCGCTGCGCGCCGGGCGCGGCGTGCTGTACGCGCTGCCGCACTCGGGGAACTGGGACGTCGCCGGCGTCTACATGGTCCGCGAGCTCGCCCGGCTGGGGCTCGAACCGGCCATCACCACGGTGGTGCAGCGCCTGCGCCCGGAGTCGCTGTTCCGGCGCTTCGTGGACTACCGGCGCTCGCTCGGGTTCGAGGTCGTGCCGGCCGACGAGCCGCGCACCGCGCACCGGGCGCTGACCGCGCGGCTGCGGCGGGGCGGCGTGGCCTGCCTGGTCGCCGACCGGGTCCTGTCCGGCCCCGGGGTCGGCGTCTCGTTCCTGGGCGCACCGGCCCGGCTCCCGGCCGGCCCGGCCCGGCTGGCGCGGACCACCGGTGCCGCGCTGCACCCGGCGTACGCGGTCTTCGCCGGCGACGCCTGGGGCGTGCACGTCGGCCCGGAGATCCCGGTCCCCGACCGGGCCGCCGAACCCAAGGCGGTGCAGGCGATGGCCGACGCGTTCGGCGAGCTCGTCGCGCGCCGGCCGGAGGACTGGCACCTGCTGCATCCGGTCGGTGCCGGATGA
- a CDS encoding AzlC family ABC transporter permease: MTISVAVGLVGVSFGALAPAAGLSPAMTMAMSVLVFAGGAQLLVTGVLAAGGGIWAAVAAGLVLNLRHLPFGLALARHLGGGWARFPGAHVVTDESTAFVLARTGGTDGRARRAFWLLGAVKYGCWQLGTAGGLLLGAAVPDPSAFGLDAAFPAALLAMLVPMLRRADARRVAGTAAAVSLACAPFLPAGIPVLAGMLGLGAAPRPDGTAGGTS; encoded by the coding sequence GTGACCATCTCGGTCGCGGTCGGGCTCGTCGGTGTGTCCTTCGGCGCCCTCGCGCCCGCGGCCGGGCTGTCCCCGGCCATGACGATGGCGATGTCCGTACTGGTCTTCGCCGGCGGAGCGCAGCTGCTCGTCACCGGCGTGCTGGCGGCCGGCGGCGGGATCTGGGCGGCGGTCGCCGCCGGGCTGGTGCTCAACCTGCGGCACCTGCCGTTCGGCCTCGCGCTCGCCCGCCACCTCGGCGGCGGATGGGCGCGGTTCCCGGGGGCGCACGTCGTCACCGACGAGTCGACGGCGTTCGTCCTGGCCCGCACCGGTGGGACCGACGGCCGCGCACGGCGCGCGTTCTGGCTCCTCGGGGCCGTCAAGTACGGCTGCTGGCAGCTCGGCACCGCCGGTGGGCTGCTGCTGGGCGCCGCCGTACCCGACCCGTCGGCGTTCGGCCTCGACGCGGCGTTCCCCGCCGCACTGCTCGCGATGCTCGTCCCGATGCTGCGCCGTGCCGACGCGCGGCGGGTCGCCGGTACCGCGGCGGCGGTCTCGCTCGCCTGCGCGCCGTTCCTGCCGGCCGGGATCCCGGTGCTCGCGGGGATGCTGGGGCTCGGTGCGGCACCGCGGCCGGACGGGACGGCGGGCGGCACGTCGTGA
- the thrS gene encoding threonine--tRNA ligase has product MSAPPAPPASAPIRVPAGTTAGERIREGGLPTSGPESIVVVKDADGTLRDLAWAPEADAEVVPVPANTEEGRSVIRHSAAHVLAQAVQQLFPKAKLGIGPPVTDGFYYDFEVDTPFTPDDLKKIESAMKKIVKSGQRFRRRRFADADEARTELAGEPYKLELIDLKGGSDSEVMEVDESGELTIYDNVHAHTGDVVWSDLCRGPHLPTTKFIPAFTLTRSAAAYWRGDQNNAQLQRIYGTAWESQEAQDAYLERIAEAERRDHRRLGSELDLFSFPDEIGSGLPVFHPKGGVVRKELEDYSRIRHAEAGYEFVYSPHATKGQLFELSGHLDWYAEGMYPPMQLDEERDAEGNLKKQAVDYYLKPMNCPMHNLIFRSRGRSYRELPLRLFEFGTVYRYEKSGVVHGLTRARGFTQDDAHIYCTREQMGEEIRSLLQFVLDLLRDYGLDDFYLELSTRNPDKSIGSDEAWAEATEALRQAAEGFGLELRDDPGGAAFYAPKISVQARDAIGRYWQMSTIQVDLMLPDRFELEYTAPDGSRQRPVMIHRALFGSIERFFGVLTEHYAGAFPAWLAPVQVVGIPVTDAQEDYVRDVASRLRAQGVRVEVDAGDDRMQKKIRTHTLQKVPFLLLAGGRDVEAGAVSFRFRDGSQRNGVPVDQAVQAIVEWVRSRTNTSPEAESFLPG; this is encoded by the coding sequence GTGTCCGCACCGCCCGCCCCGCCCGCGTCCGCCCCGATCCGGGTGCCGGCCGGGACGACCGCCGGCGAGCGGATCCGGGAAGGCGGCCTGCCGACCAGCGGCCCGGAGTCGATCGTCGTCGTCAAGGACGCCGACGGAACCCTCCGCGACCTGGCCTGGGCCCCGGAGGCCGACGCCGAGGTCGTCCCGGTCCCGGCGAACACCGAGGAGGGGCGCAGCGTCATCCGGCACTCCGCCGCCCACGTCCTCGCCCAGGCCGTCCAGCAGCTGTTCCCGAAGGCCAAGCTGGGCATCGGCCCGCCCGTCACCGACGGCTTCTACTACGACTTCGAGGTCGACACCCCGTTCACCCCCGACGATCTGAAGAAGATCGAGTCGGCGATGAAGAAGATCGTGAAGTCGGGGCAGCGGTTCCGCCGCCGCCGGTTCGCCGACGCCGACGAGGCGCGGACCGAGCTGGCCGGCGAGCCCTACAAGCTGGAGCTCATCGACCTCAAGGGCGGCAGCGACTCCGAGGTCATGGAGGTCGACGAGTCCGGCGAGCTGACCATCTACGACAACGTCCACGCGCACACCGGTGACGTCGTCTGGTCCGACCTGTGCCGCGGCCCGCACCTGCCGACCACGAAGTTCATCCCGGCGTTCACCCTGACCCGGTCCGCGGCGGCGTACTGGCGGGGCGACCAGAACAACGCCCAGCTGCAGCGGATCTACGGCACCGCCTGGGAGTCGCAGGAGGCCCAGGACGCGTACCTGGAGCGGATCGCCGAGGCCGAGCGCCGCGACCACCGCCGGCTGGGGTCCGAGCTGGACCTGTTCAGCTTCCCGGACGAGATCGGTTCCGGCCTGCCCGTCTTCCACCCCAAGGGCGGTGTCGTCCGCAAGGAGCTGGAGGACTACTCGCGGATCCGGCACGCCGAGGCCGGCTACGAGTTCGTCTACTCGCCGCACGCCACCAAGGGGCAGCTGTTCGAGCTGTCCGGGCACCTCGACTGGTACGCCGAGGGCATGTACCCGCCCATGCAGCTCGACGAGGAGCGCGACGCCGAGGGCAACCTGAAGAAGCAGGCCGTCGACTACTACCTCAAGCCGATGAACTGCCCGATGCACAACCTGATCTTCCGGTCGCGCGGGCGGTCGTACCGGGAGCTGCCGCTGCGGCTGTTCGAGTTCGGCACCGTCTACCGGTACGAGAAGTCGGGTGTCGTGCACGGGCTCACCCGGGCCCGCGGCTTCACCCAGGACGACGCGCACATCTACTGCACCCGCGAGCAGATGGGCGAGGAGATCCGCTCGCTGCTGCAGTTCGTGCTGGACCTGCTGCGCGACTACGGCCTCGACGACTTCTACCTCGAGCTCTCCACCCGCAACCCGGACAAGTCGATCGGGTCCGACGAGGCGTGGGCCGAGGCCACCGAGGCCCTGCGGCAGGCCGCGGAGGGCTTCGGTCTCGAGCTGCGCGACGACCCGGGCGGGGCCGCGTTCTACGCGCCGAAGATCTCGGTGCAGGCCAGGGACGCCATCGGCCGCTACTGGCAGATGTCGACCATCCAGGTCGACCTGATGCTGCCGGACCGCTTCGAGCTGGAGTACACCGCGCCGGACGGCTCCCGGCAGCGCCCGGTCATGATCCACCGCGCGCTGTTCGGGTCGATCGAGCGGTTCTTCGGCGTGCTCACCGAGCACTACGCGGGTGCCTTCCCGGCGTGGCTCGCGCCCGTCCAGGTGGTGGGCATCCCGGTGACCGACGCCCAGGAGGACTACGTCCGCGACGTCGCGTCCCGGCTGCGTGCGCAGGGTGTGCGGGTCGAGGTCGACGCCGGCGACGACCGCATGCAGAAGAAGATCCGCACCCACACCCTGCAGAAGGTGCCGTTCCTGCTGCTCGCCGGCGGCCGGGACGTCGAGGCGGGCGCGGTCAGCTTCCGGTTCCGGGACGGTTCGCAGCGCAACGGCGTGCCCGTCGACCAGGCCGTGCAGGCGATCGTGGAGTGGGTGCGGTCGCGGACCAACACCTCGCCGGAGGCCGAGTCGTTCCTCCCGGGCTGA
- a CDS encoding NUDIX hydrolase, giving the protein MSAPALVACAALIVVAALTVWCTTRVRRLHRLHVRVDAARAGLGMALDRRVAVALRVADVLGPPGNRRVRAAATALAAGPALAPDGRDPAGSREARETAENVLTRQLAAVDPAGLPGGLAAELADAQQLVVLARRVHNDAVRDTRVLRSRRLVRWLRLHGSAPEPVYFEIADPEPPVAPGDADVESWRHPTAM; this is encoded by the coding sequence ATGAGCGCCCCGGCGCTCGTCGCGTGCGCAGCGCTGATCGTCGTGGCCGCCCTCACGGTGTGGTGCACGACACGTGTGCGCCGGCTGCACCGGCTGCACGTCCGGGTGGACGCGGCCCGGGCCGGCCTGGGGATGGCGCTGGACCGGCGGGTGGCGGTCGCGCTGCGGGTCGCGGACGTGCTGGGTCCGCCGGGGAACCGGCGTGTCCGGGCCGCGGCGACGGCGCTCGCGGCGGGACCGGCCCTGGCGCCCGACGGCCGGGACCCGGCCGGCTCTCGCGAGGCACGCGAGACCGCGGAGAACGTCCTGACCAGGCAACTCGCCGCCGTCGACCCGGCCGGGCTGCCCGGGGGCCTGGCGGCGGAGCTGGCGGACGCCCAGCAGCTCGTCGTCCTGGCCCGGCGGGTGCACAACGACGCCGTGCGCGACACCCGGGTACTCCGGTCCCGGCGCCTGGTCCGGTGGCTCCGGCTGCACGGTTCCGCCCCGGAGCCGGTGTACTTCGAGATCGCCGATCCGGAACCCCCGGTAGCACCGGGCGACGCTGACGTAGAATCGTGGCGTCATCCGACCGCCATGTGA
- a CDS encoding glycosyltransferase family 4 protein: MRIGMVCPYALDVAGGVQNHVLDLADALRARDHRVDVLAPAVQDTPAFVTPVGRAVGVPYNGSVARVAFGPLTYHRTRRWLAEHEFDVLHLHEPTTFSVSVLALLAAHGPIVVTFHTSTERSRTLTAFGGVLRPLMEKVTARIAVSATARRVQVEHLGGDATEIPNGVDVARFARGPALDDLVPGLPPGPRVGFLGRFDEPRKGMPVLLSALRSLAGDRPDLRLLVVGRGDAAALRRSAGPELADRIDLLGAVDEPTKAAALRAMDVYCAPHRGGESFGMVLTEAMAAGAPVLASDIESFRAVLAGAGRLVPPGDASALASALAGLLDDHAARATLAAAGRARAARFDWATVADDVLRVYRAAVAAAPPVSGYAGQGPEKYSRARSTP; the protein is encoded by the coding sequence ATGAGGATCGGGATGGTCTGCCCGTACGCCCTGGACGTGGCGGGGGGAGTGCAGAACCACGTCCTCGACCTCGCCGACGCGCTGCGGGCCCGGGACCACCGGGTCGACGTCCTGGCCCCGGCCGTGCAGGACACGCCCGCGTTCGTGACCCCGGTGGGGCGGGCGGTCGGCGTGCCCTACAACGGCTCCGTGGCGCGGGTCGCGTTCGGCCCGCTCACCTACCACCGCACCCGCCGCTGGCTCGCCGAGCACGAGTTCGACGTCCTGCACCTGCACGAGCCGACGACGTTCTCGGTGTCGGTGCTGGCACTGCTGGCCGCGCACGGCCCGATCGTGGTCACCTTCCACACCTCCACCGAGCGGTCCCGGACGCTGACCGCGTTCGGCGGGGTGCTGCGCCCGCTGATGGAGAAGGTCACGGCGCGGATCGCGGTGTCCGCCACCGCGCGCCGGGTCCAGGTCGAACACCTCGGCGGTGACGCCACCGAGATCCCGAACGGTGTCGACGTCGCCCGGTTCGCCCGTGGCCCGGCCCTGGACGACCTCGTCCCCGGCCTGCCGCCCGGGCCCCGGGTGGGGTTCCTCGGCCGGTTCGACGAGCCGCGCAAGGGGATGCCGGTGCTGCTGTCGGCCCTGCGGTCGCTGGCCGGGGACCGGCCCGACCTGCGGCTGCTCGTCGTCGGCCGGGGGGACGCCGCCGCGCTGCGCCGCTCCGCGGGCCCCGAGCTCGCCGACCGGATCGACCTGCTCGGTGCCGTCGACGAGCCGACGAAGGCCGCCGCGCTGCGGGCGATGGACGTCTACTGCGCCCCGCACCGCGGCGGCGAGAGCTTCGGGATGGTGCTCACCGAGGCGATGGCCGCCGGCGCGCCGGTGCTGGCCAGCGACATCGAGTCGTTCCGCGCGGTCCTGGCCGGCGCCGGCCGGCTCGTTCCGCCGGGGGACGCCTCCGCGCTCGCGTCCGCGCTGGCCGGCCTGCTCGACGACCACGCGGCCCGGGCGACGCTGGCGGCCGCCGGCCGGGCGCGGGCGGCCCGCTTCGACTGGGCCACCGTCGCCGACGACGTCCTGCGCGTGTACCGGGCCGCGGTCGCGGCTGCGCCGCCCGTGAGTGGTTATGCGGGTCAGGGCCCTGAAAAGTACTCACGAGCGCGGAGCACGCCATGA
- a CDS encoding AzlD domain-containing protein: MTITALAVLAGGTYLMRLAPLLLHDRVRFSDRTVRLVELGAVALLVALVATGTWFEGREFAGWARSAGVAVAAAGIWWRLPFVLVVVLAAGTTAVLRLVGVP, translated from the coding sequence GTGACGATCACCGCGCTGGCCGTCCTCGCCGGCGGCACGTACCTCATGCGGCTGGCCCCGCTCCTGCTCCACGACCGGGTGCGGTTCTCGGACCGGACGGTCCGGCTCGTCGAGCTCGGCGCGGTCGCGCTGCTGGTCGCCCTGGTCGCGACCGGGACCTGGTTCGAGGGCCGGGAGTTCGCCGGCTGGGCCCGTTCCGCCGGGGTGGCGGTCGCCGCGGCCGGGATCTGGTGGCGGCTGCCGTTCGTGCTGGTGGTGGTCCTCGCCGCCGGGACGACGGCCGTCCTGCGGCTCGTGGGCGTGCCCTGA
- a CDS encoding HIT domain-containing protein yields MAQEWVPQEGVGTPDGFARLWTPHRLAYIKGASDTGCPFCRIGRGDAGDDSSDPDVDNLVVARGVEVYALLNLHPYNPGHLMVLPYRHVADLEDLTDSETAELMAFTRQAVVTMKKVAAPHAFNVGLNLGHVAGGSLADHLHQHVVPRWGGDANFIAVVGQTKVIPQLLAETRAQLAAAWEPPRRAEPPPD; encoded by the coding sequence ATGGCGCAGGAGTGGGTCCCGCAGGAGGGGGTCGGGACGCCAGACGGGTTCGCCAGGCTCTGGACCCCGCACCGGCTGGCCTACATCAAGGGCGCCTCGGACACCGGCTGCCCGTTCTGCCGGATCGGGCGCGGTGACGCCGGCGACGACTCGTCGGACCCGGACGTGGACAACCTCGTCGTGGCCCGCGGTGTCGAGGTGTACGCGCTGCTCAACCTGCACCCGTACAACCCGGGCCATCTGATGGTGCTGCCCTACCGGCACGTGGCCGACCTCGAGGACCTCACCGACTCCGAGACGGCCGAGCTGATGGCGTTCACCCGGCAGGCCGTGGTGACGATGAAGAAGGTGGCGGCCCCGCACGCGTTCAACGTGGGCCTGAACCTGGGCCACGTCGCGGGCGGGTCGCTGGCCGATCACCTGCACCAGCACGTCGTGCCGCGGTGGGGCGGGGACGCCAACTTCATCGCGGTCGTCGGCCAGACGAAGGTGATCCCGCAGCTCCTCGCCGAGACCCGGGCGCAGCTGGCGGCGGCGTGGGAGCCGCCGCGACGGGCGGAACCACCGCCGGACTAG
- a CDS encoding LLM class flavin-dependent oxidoreductase, giving the protein MVPLSVLDLVPVADGSSATDALAHSTRLVKRADELGFTRYWVAEHHAMPGIASSSPPVLIAHLAGVTERIRVGSGGVMLPNHRPLVVAEQFGTLEALHPDRIDLGIGRAPGTDPKTAAALRGITAAQLGTPDDFPDQLVELASYFRGDADVLAVPARGNAPSLWLLGSSGYSAKVAGMLGLPFAFAHHFSAHNTLPALEMYREHFRPSAMLSEPYSMIAAAVFCADTDEAARDLALPSALQFLHLRLGNPRELPGPDEVAAFEWTDSARAFVEQRQADQIIGAPATVRAGVEELVARTGVDELMVTTATYRGEDRLRSYELLAEAVGMPRAVAAA; this is encoded by the coding sequence GTGGTTCCCCTCTCCGTCCTCGATCTGGTCCCCGTCGCCGACGGCTCGTCGGCCACCGACGCGCTGGCACACAGCACCCGGCTGGTGAAGCGCGCCGACGAGCTCGGCTTCACCCGCTACTGGGTGGCCGAGCACCACGCCATGCCCGGGATCGCGAGCTCGTCGCCGCCGGTGCTGATCGCGCACCTGGCCGGGGTGACCGAACGGATCCGGGTCGGGTCCGGCGGCGTGATGCTGCCCAACCATCGCCCGCTCGTCGTCGCCGAGCAGTTCGGCACCCTCGAGGCGCTGCACCCGGACCGGATCGACCTGGGGATCGGCCGCGCGCCCGGCACCGACCCGAAGACCGCGGCGGCGCTGCGCGGGATCACCGCGGCACAGCTCGGGACCCCCGACGACTTCCCCGACCAGCTCGTCGAGCTCGCGTCGTACTTCCGGGGCGACGCGGACGTGCTTGCGGTGCCGGCCAGGGGAAACGCGCCGTCACTGTGGTTGCTGGGGTCGTCCGGGTACTCGGCGAAGGTGGCCGGCATGCTCGGGCTGCCGTTCGCGTTCGCGCACCACTTCAGCGCGCACAACACCCTGCCCGCCCTGGAGATGTACCGGGAGCACTTCCGGCCGTCGGCGATGCTCTCGGAGCCGTACTCGATGATCGCCGCCGCCGTGTTCTGCGCCGACACCGACGAGGCCGCCCGCGATCTCGCGCTCCCGTCGGCCCTGCAGTTCCTGCACCTGCGCCTGGGCAACCCGCGCGAGCTCCCCGGGCCGGACGAGGTCGCGGCGTTCGAGTGGACCGACTCGGCTCGGGCGTTCGTCGAGCAGCGGCAGGCCGATCAGATCATCGGGGCACCGGCGACGGTGCGGGCCGGGGTCGAGGAGCTGGTGGCCCGGACCGGGGTCGACGAGCTGATGGTGACGACGGCGACCTACCGTGGCGAGGACCGGTTGCGGTCCTACGAGCTGCTCGCCGAGGCGGTCGGCATGCCGCGGGCCGTCGCCGCGGCGTGA